GCTCATCGGTCTCGCGTGCGAGCGCCTCCGCCAAGCGCCCACGGCAGTCCGACTGTTGACGGCGTAGCAACCACGCTGCCTCAACTCCCGCTGGTTTACGCGCCACGTGCTCCCGCACCTTGTCCAGCAAGCCTTCACCGCCCAAGACCAGGCCATCGATCAGTCCGTCCCACGGATTCTTTATCGTTCCCTCAAACCATCGCGCGATACTTTTGCGATATTTGCGGTGGGCGGTCGTCGGATCCTCACCCCAATACCGCAACCAGTCCTGACACAACCAAGCCGGAGGCTTGCGTTCCAACCCCGCATAGGCCCGATGGCTGCTCCAGCGATAGATTGCCAATTCCCTCGCCCGATCCGCCGCGATCTGGTCGCCCCGCCGGCGTGGTCGCACCGGATTTAAGTGAATGTATTCCACCAACCCCTGGGCGTATGCGTCGGCCTCTACTACCTGGGCTTTGAAGCGGCCCTGAAACAGGTGTCCGCTACGCCGATGGCGACGATTAAATCGCACTGTGTAAGTTACCTGCAACCATCCCACGGCTTGGCTGAGGTTGGCTTGGGGTGTGTCCAGGAGCAGGTGGTAGTGATTGGCCATCAGACAATAGGCGTGCAGGCGCACTCCAAAGCGCTCGACCGTCTCCGCCAGAGAGTCCAGAAACCGATGCCGATCTTCATCATCGTGGTAGATGGCTTTGCGTTCGTTGCCACGGGCCATGACGTGGTAGACCGCATCGGCAAACTCCACTCGAAGAGGACGGGCCATTCCCTTGAGATTAACATCGCGGATCTTATTGCGTCAACTGTCCAGTGTATTGAGTTGACCCCAATGCCAGTAGATGACGCGTGTGTCCACGAGCGAGGAGGGTTTGGCAGTGGGAGCGGTTGCTTTCTTCGCCACGCCGGCAGTGTAGTAAGACAGAGACCCTTCGACAAGCTCAGGTGACAGACGAAGAGGGGGTAAATGGGCGGGGCAACACACTGGAGACCTCCGGTCGATTAAAGTGCGCGGTCAGGCCCCGAAAGCGTTCGGGGTAAAAGTCCGGCGCACAAC
This portion of the Verrucomicrobiia bacterium genome encodes:
- a CDS encoding transposase, with translation MARPLRVEFADAVYHVMARGNERKAIYHDDEDRHRFLDSLAETVERFGVRLHAYCLMANHYHLLLDTPQANLSQAVGWLQVTYTVRFNRRHRRSGHLFQGRFKAQVVEADAYAQGLVEYIHLNPVRPRRRGDQIAADRARELAIYRWSSHRAYAGLERKPPAWLCQDWLRYWGEDPTTAHRKYRKSIARWFEGTIKNPWDGLIDGLVLGGEGLLDKVREHVARKPAGVEAAWLLRRQQSDCRGRLAEALARETDERIRIWARVRLGGERNATVAREQGYRDGSGVGQVVRRIEQRSAQDKVLRQKLARLKKDLSSVLS